Genomic DNA from Pirellulales bacterium:
ATTCCTATGTTTCCATGCACCAACCCCAAAATCCAAACCCGAAGTCATAACCTCAACGTGCCAAACTGCAAAGTGCGGAATGCACCCCTGCCGCACACAGCGCACGCTTGCCACTTTGCAAGAACGCGTCATTGCCTTAGAATTCGGCATTCCGCCGCTGGCGGGTCCCCCGATAGCCGCCGAACTGATCATAACAATGACCTCGCCCACCGCAATTGCCGGGTATTTGGCCCTGTTCACGATCATCGGCGCTGGGTTTCTCTTTGGGAACTTGTTTTTAGGCCGGTTCCTGCGGCCCAAGGCCCCGAACAAGGAGAAGCTGGAAGTCTACGAATGCGGCGAGCCGACGATCGGGTCGAGTTTCGTGCAATTCGATCTGCGATTTTATGTGGTCGCATTGCTGTTCATCATCTTCGACGTTGAAGTGGCGTTTTTCTTCCCGTGGGCGAACGTGTTCGGGAAGGCCACCAATTTGATGGACCCGAATTTCGTCGCGGTGCAGAGTTCGACCGACACGAAGCACCCCGGCGTCGAACTGACGCCGGCTGCCGCGGCGGTGTATCGCGAGTTGGGCGTTAGTCGTCCGACCGTGCCGACCCTTCCGACCGACGCGGCAGCGTCCCCTTCGGCGACAGGCGTCAAACCGCAAACCGTCGAACAGGGGAGCGAGGCGGTGCGGGCCAGCGCCGGACGATTGGCGCTACTTTCGATGGTCGACATCGGCGCGTTCTTCGCCGTGCTCTTGGTCGGCTTCGCGTATGTGTGGAAGCGCGGCGATCTCGACTGGGTCCGCGCCGTCGGCTCCGACCGCGCCGCGCAGGTTGAACGTCCGTTGGCAACCGTACCGGAACCTGAGCCATTGCTCCACGTGTAGCCGCGGCCAAGCGGAGCGCGGCACAACTGCCGCGGCGAAATGAACTGAGATTTGTCATTTGTGCTTCGTCCGTTGTCCGTCGTACTTCCCCCGCCCCTCATCTCCAGCCCCTAGCCTCTTCCGTGCAAGGCCAACCCTTCCTTGACCGCTTGAAGCAGCGTTTCGGCGACAAGATCACCGGCGCGAACCTCGAAGCCATCGATCCGTGGATTGAAGTTTCGCCCGACGGCTTATTGGAGGCTTGCAGGTATCTGCGCGACGAGCCGGATTTGCTGTTCAACTTCTTGAGCTGCATCTCGGGGATCGATTATTTCGAGCCGGATGCCAAGAAGGCCGCGAAGGTCGCCTGGAAGCCACATCTGGAGGTGGTCTATCATCTGTGGAGCGTGCCCCATCGCGTAACGCTGGTGCTCAAGGTGATGCTGCCGCGGTGGAAGGACGATGTGGCTGGGGAATTGCCGGAGGTCCCCTCGGTCAGCGGCGTCTGGAGCACGGCCGATTGGCACGAGCGCGAGGTCTACGACCTCTCGGGCGTTCGCTTCGTCGGCCACTCCGGTCTTCGCCGCATTCTCTGCCCGGAAGATTGGATCGGCCACCCCCTCCGCAAAGATTACGAGATGCCGCTGGAGTACCACGGAATTCGAGGTCGCTAGCGCTTGTTGTCAGTGGTGCGTCGTCAGTTGCAGATTGTCGGAATTGAATGACTGATCGGAAAGGGACCGTCGGGATGTCTCGAACGAATTTTGAAAACTTGAGAGTTTATCAACTCGCAGAACGACTGGCGGACCAAGTTTGGGAGATAGTGAATCGGTGGCCGAACCTTCCGCGTGACACCGTCGGAAAGCAGGTGATTCGCGCAGCAGACAGCGTGGGAGCGAACATCGCTGAAGGAACCGGTCGAGGCTCATTTCAGGATAATCGGCGGTATGTCCGCATCGCGCGAGGATCGCTTAATGAGACCAAGCACTGGT
This window encodes:
- a CDS encoding NADH-quinone oxidoreductase subunit A; protein product: MTSPTAIAGYLALFTIIGAGFLFGNLFLGRFLRPKAPNKEKLEVYECGEPTIGSSFVQFDLRFYVVALLFIIFDVEVAFFFPWANVFGKATNLMDPNFVAVQSSTDTKHPGVELTPAAAAVYRELGVSRPTVPTLPTDAAASPSATGVKPQTVEQGSEAVRASAGRLALLSMVDIGAFFAVLLVGFAYVWKRGDLDWVRAVGSDRAAQVERPLATVPEPEPLLHV
- a CDS encoding NADH-quinone oxidoreductase subunit C gives rise to the protein MQGQPFLDRLKQRFGDKITGANLEAIDPWIEVSPDGLLEACRYLRDEPDLLFNFLSCISGIDYFEPDAKKAAKVAWKPHLEVVYHLWSVPHRVTLVLKVMLPRWKDDVAGELPEVPSVSGVWSTADWHEREVYDLSGVRFVGHSGLRRILCPEDWIGHPLRKDYEMPLEYHGIRGR